A genomic stretch from Komagataeibacter xylinus includes:
- a CDS encoding cation transporter, with translation MAGGCCGGCTDTPLPINKSWRRALLIALFLNASMFAVEAGAGVSVGSASVQADAIDFLGDSANYAISLSVAGMALRWRAGAAFLKGLTLFMAGLWVMANAGWIVMNSNHPPHPDAMGGIGLLALAVNLACALILWTHRKGDANRRSVWICSRNDAIGNVAVVLAALGVFGTRSAWPDIAVAAILAMLGISGGVQIMRQSRVELTDNKSDISRHINV, from the coding sequence ATGGCAGGAGGATGCTGTGGTGGATGCACAGATACGCCGCTACCAATCAATAAATCATGGCGGAGAGCGCTCCTGATCGCGCTTTTTCTCAATGCCAGCATGTTTGCCGTTGAAGCTGGGGCTGGCGTGTCGGTTGGATCTGCATCCGTACAGGCGGACGCGATTGATTTCCTTGGCGACAGCGCCAACTACGCAATAAGCCTCAGTGTTGCCGGAATGGCATTGCGATGGCGAGCTGGCGCGGCCTTTCTGAAAGGCCTGACCCTGTTCATGGCTGGGCTATGGGTAATGGCCAATGCTGGGTGGATAGTAATGAACAGCAACCATCCGCCTCACCCAGACGCAATGGGCGGCATTGGTCTGCTTGCCCTCGCGGTCAATCTGGCCTGTGCCCTCATATTATGGACACACCGGAAAGGTGATGCCAACCGCCGTTCTGTATGGATCTGCTCTCGTAATGATGCGATCGGAAATGTTGCCGTTGTGCTGGCAGCTCTGGGCGTGTTTGGCACTCGTTCTGCGTGGCCGGATATTGCGGTAGCTGCCATCCTTGCGATGCTTGGTATTAGTGGAGGTGTGCAGATTATGCGACAATCGAGAGTAGAACTAACAGATAACAAATCAGATATATCACGACATATCAATGTATAA
- a CDS encoding efflux RND transporter periplasmic adaptor subunit codes for MRSDYALVLNVADIAIADDDDPPVSVLGAEATVTVSPEAVTKSGIASARPSIVPWRKLVPAYGYVLNATQLITLVSDYADMKARLESMQAQQTLARAKLDRDKGLYRDRQNISQEQFQETTARFQSNSAMVKAEQVRVNNALNIIRQQFGSVISDATEKNTIFITQLLQQQVVLVKVTLPPDTDLPTPPSQADVTDYGNTGGHGTMLHYLSPVTMTDPAIQGRSFFYFASAESQLVAGMNVSVLLPTEEERPGIRIPASAIIWLQGKSWIYRDNGHGKFTRLPLTTDVPDREGGYLIQDTPGQITHETQIVVGGTQLLLSEEFRAQLESGGDDD; via the coding sequence ATTAGATCAGATTATGCTCTAGTTCTAAACGTGGCGGACATTGCTATTGCAGATGATGATGATCCACCAGTTTCGGTTCTTGGCGCAGAGGCGACCGTGACGGTCTCCCCGGAAGCAGTTACGAAGAGTGGCATCGCTTCTGCACGACCCAGCATCGTGCCTTGGAGAAAGTTGGTTCCCGCCTATGGTTACGTTCTGAACGCAACACAACTTATCACTCTTGTTAGTGATTATGCTGACATGAAAGCGCGGCTGGAGAGCATGCAGGCACAGCAGACGCTTGCCCGTGCGAAACTCGATCGTGACAAAGGACTGTATCGCGACCGGCAGAATATCTCTCAGGAACAATTCCAGGAGACAACAGCCAGATTTCAGTCCAACTCAGCTATGGTAAAAGCAGAACAGGTCCGGGTGAATAACGCACTTAATATTATCAGACAGCAATTTGGTTCGGTCATATCTGACGCTACCGAAAAAAATACAATTTTCATTACACAGTTACTTCAACAACAAGTGGTCTTGGTCAAGGTGACCCTTCCACCAGATACGGATCTACCAACCCCACCAAGTCAGGCGGATGTGACCGATTATGGAAACACGGGTGGACACGGGACAATGCTCCACTATTTGTCTCCTGTAACCATGACCGATCCTGCTATTCAGGGGCGTAGCTTTTTCTATTTTGCGTCGGCTGAAAGTCAGCTTGTCGCGGGCATGAATGTTTCCGTTCTCCTGCCTACCGAAGAGGAACGTCCCGGTATCCGGATACCTGCATCAGCTATTATCTGGCTGCAAGGTAAGTCGTGGATATACCGTGATAACGGACACGGAAAATTTACACGCCTACCCCTTACGACCGACGTGCCGGACCGAGAAGGTGGCTACCTGATCCAAGATACTCCAGGACAAATCACACACGAAACGCAAATCGTCGTAGGGGGTACGCAATTACTTCTGTCTGAAGAATTCCGAGCTCAGCTTGAATCAGGAGGCGATGACGACTGA
- a CDS encoding helix-turn-helix domain-containing protein: MRSIGALGKATNTKVETIRYYERIGLLAPPQRTDGNYRTYDDEALARLSFIRRSRDLGFSLDQVRALLSLTDQGTQDCKTVDRIARDHMAEIERKIADLIALRHELSTMIESCGGGNISECRIIEALSPFDN, translated from the coding sequence ATGCGATCGATTGGTGCCTTGGGGAAGGCGACGAATACCAAAGTCGAGACGATCCGCTATTACGAACGGATCGGTCTTCTGGCTCCGCCACAGCGGACCGATGGCAATTATCGCACTTATGATGATGAGGCACTCGCGAGACTGTCTTTTATTCGTCGATCTCGGGATCTGGGTTTTTCATTAGACCAGGTAAGAGCTCTATTATCCCTAACGGATCAGGGAACCCAGGATTGTAAGACAGTTGATAGAATTGCTCGTGACCATATGGCAGAAATTGAGCGCAAAATTGCGGATCTCATCGCATTGCGCCATGAACTTTCTACGATGATAGAATCATGCGGGGGAGGTAATATTTCAGAATGCCGAATTATTGAAGCACTTTCTCCGTTTGATAATTAG
- a CDS encoding phosphate-starvation-inducible PsiE family protein, with product MEDLSMKRSWQSRDWSRFIKLFRGLTFYERFEQAIILTLIALIMLVTAIATIHLIGAVWHLVVDVGIDPINQTIFQAIFGAIFTVIIALEFKHSLLVVLAQHENVIRVRTIVLIALLAIARKFILLDLHDVTAMELFALSAAVLALGIVYWLVREQDARVARDAREQAHLEDNPAARCEPEGSSS from the coding sequence ATGGAAGACCTCTCCATGAAACGTTCCTGGCAGAGCAGGGACTGGTCCCGCTTCATCAAGCTGTTCAGGGGCCTGACATTCTACGAGCGTTTTGAACAGGCGATCATTCTGACCCTGATTGCGCTCATCATGCTGGTCACCGCCATCGCGACGATTCATCTGATCGGCGCGGTATGGCATCTGGTCGTCGATGTCGGAATCGATCCGATCAACCAGACGATCTTCCAGGCGATTTTTGGCGCGATCTTTACTGTTATCATCGCTCTTGAGTTCAAACACTCCCTGCTGGTCGTTCTTGCCCAGCATGAGAACGTCATCCGGGTGCGGACCATCGTCCTGATCGCCCTCCTGGCGATTGCCCGCAAATTCATCCTGCTGGATCTGCATGATGTGACTGCCATGGAACTGTTCGCTCTCTCGGCGGCTGTTCTGGCGCTGGGCATCGTCTACTGGCTGGTCCGCGAGCAGGATGCGCGTGTCGCGCGCGATGCCAGGGAACAGGCGCATCTCGAAGATAATCCTGCGGCCCGCTGTGAGCCTGAAGGGTCTTCATCCTGA
- a CDS encoding Hsp20 family protein — protein MRATVDFAPLFRSSVGFDRMLNALDLASRIPAVDNWPPYDIVKTGEDDYRIDMAVAGLAEADLTITQERNTLVVTGRKAPEPQSAAEYLHRGIAGREFERRFDLAEHMKVTDAHFENGLLSITLKREIPEAMKPRRIAITSSTARAEEAVPQIEARKEAA, from the coding sequence ATGAGAGCCACCGTTGATTTTGCTCCCCTGTTCCGTTCGAGCGTGGGCTTTGACAGAATGCTCAACGCCCTTGATCTCGCCAGCCGGATTCCAGCGGTCGATAACTGGCCGCCTTACGATATCGTCAAGACCGGTGAGGATGATTACCGGATCGACATGGCGGTTGCCGGACTTGCCGAGGCCGACCTTACGATCACACAGGAGCGCAATACTCTTGTCGTGACAGGACGAAAGGCGCCGGAGCCGCAAAGCGCCGCCGAATATCTCCATCGGGGTATTGCGGGCAGAGAATTCGAACGCCGCTTCGATCTGGCCGAGCATATGAAAGTCACCGATGCGCACTTCGAGAACGGACTTCTGTCCATTACTCTGAAACGTGAGATACCCGAAGCGATGAAGCCGCGTCGTATCGCGATTACGTCCTCTACAGCACGTGCGGAGGAAGCCGTGCCCCAGATTGAGGCGCGGAAAGAGGCAGCCTGA
- a CDS encoding IS630 family transposase (programmed frameshift) has product MTRALSADLRRRTIAAVASGMTRRAAAVRFGVSSSSVIRWVAEWQASGRDHALKQGGDRRSHRIEAWSAFLLAAIETKADISLVELAETLAAEHGVRFAPSTIWRCLDRHDMTISKKTAHASEQTRPDVAQRREAWFDSQPDLDPARLIFIDETAVSTKMARLRGRSQRGTRCRMSVPHGHWKTTTFIGGLRLSGMTAPMMLDGPMTGEWFAAYTRKVLVPTLSPGDVVILDNLPAHKGAAAREAVEAVGARLLFLPPYSPDFNPIENIFAKMKAWIRRVAPRTLDALQNTVCGAIDDISHRQAAACFTAAGYEPD; this is encoded by the exons ATGACCCGAGCCCTGTCTGCTGACCTTCGCCGCCGCACGATTGCGGCTGTTGCCTCTGGCATGACCCGTCGTGCGGCGGCGGTTCGTTTTGGTGTGTCTTCGTCGAGCGTTATCCGCTGGGTTGCCGAGTGGCAGGCCAGCGGTCGTGACCATGCGCTTAAACAGGGCGGTGATCGCCGTTCTCACCGGATTGAAGCGTGGTCAGCCTTCCTGCTGGCCGCGATTGAAACAAAGGCCGATATTTCCCTTGTCGAACTGGCGGAGACACTTGCAGCGGAACACGGTGTCCGCTTTGCGCCGAGTACGATCTGGCGCTGTCTCGACCGTCACGACATGACCAT ATCAAAAAAAACGGCGCACGCCAGCGAGCAGACACGGCCCGACGTCGCACAGCGGCGCGAGGCCTGGTTTGACAGTCAGCCTGACCTTGATCCGGCCCGTCTGATCTTCATCGACGAAACAGCCGTCTCAACGAAGATGGCCCGCCTGCGGGGGCGGTCACAACGGGGCACGCGCTGTCGGATGTCCGTGCCCCACGGGCACTGGAAAACCACGACGTTCATCGGCGGGCTGCGCCTCTCCGGCATGACAGCACCGATGATGCTGGACGGCCCAATGACCGGCGAATGGTTTGCCGCCTATACCCGCAAGGTGCTCGTTCCAACCCTGTCGCCGGGAGACGTCGTCATTCTGGACAATCTGCCCGCCCATAAAGGAGCCGCTGCCCGCGAGGCTGTGGAGGCAGTCGGCGCCAGGTTGTTGTTCCTGCCGCCCTACAGTCCTGATTTCAACCCGATCGAAAACATCTTCGCCAAAATGAAGGCGTGGATCAGACGGGTGGCACCGCGAACCCTCGACGCTCTTCAAAATACCGTCTGTGGAGCAATTGACGATATCTCTCATCGCCAGGCCGCAGCGTGCTTCACCGCCGCTGGATATGAACCAGACTGA
- a CDS encoding ArsO family NAD(P)H-dependent flavin-containing monooxygenase: protein MAEQFDVVIVGGGQAALAASYFLRRTGLRYVILDNGTQAGGAWVHGWDSLHLFSPASYSSLLGWPMPDTPDGGYPTRDEVLDYLHRYEARYAPPIRRPVTVGRVERAGGKFLNIRTNAGDFLSRAVIGATGTWSVPFVPDVAGHEFFGGTQIHSAHYQSAAPFAGRRVLVVGGGNSGAQILPEVSLLANATWVTLEDPVFLPDDVDGRVLFERATARVLGNAGAMPTGGFGDIVMVPPVRAAKARGVLHAVRPFVRMTATGVVWPDGREEAIDAIIWCTGFRPALSAFAPLDVIEPDGLIHVNGQQAIREPRLWLLGYGSWCGPASATLLGAGRVARSMVRQLAGWLASPTQDVRLPKP from the coding sequence ATGGCGGAACAGTTCGATGTTGTGATCGTGGGAGGCGGTCAGGCGGCCCTCGCCGCGTCGTATTTTCTACGACGGACCGGACTGCGTTACGTCATTCTTGATAACGGGACGCAGGCGGGTGGTGCATGGGTGCATGGCTGGGACTCCCTGCATCTGTTTTCACCCGCGTCCTACAGTTCGCTGCTCGGCTGGCCGATGCCAGACACGCCGGATGGCGGCTATCCGACCCGTGACGAGGTGTTGGACTATCTGCACCGCTACGAGGCGCGCTATGCGCCGCCGATCCGCCGTCCTGTAACGGTCGGGCGCGTGGAACGGGCCGGTGGGAAATTCCTGAATATCCGCACAAACGCGGGCGATTTTCTGAGCCGTGCCGTCATCGGTGCGACCGGCACATGGTCGGTCCCGTTCGTTCCTGATGTCGCGGGGCATGAATTCTTTGGCGGGACGCAGATCCATTCCGCGCACTATCAGAGCGCCGCACCTTTTGCCGGTCGGCGCGTGCTCGTGGTCGGTGGCGGCAATTCCGGGGCGCAGATCCTGCCGGAAGTGTCACTGCTCGCGAACGCAACGTGGGTGACGCTGGAGGATCCGGTATTCCTGCCCGACGATGTGGACGGACGGGTTCTGTTCGAACGGGCGACCGCACGTGTTTTGGGCAACGCCGGCGCCATGCCGACAGGAGGCTTTGGCGATATCGTCATGGTGCCACCCGTGCGGGCCGCCAAGGCGCGCGGCGTACTCCACGCGGTACGGCCGTTCGTGCGCATGACGGCAACGGGCGTCGTCTGGCCCGACGGGCGGGAAGAAGCCATTGACGCGATCATCTGGTGTACAGGCTTCCGTCCCGCGCTCTCTGCATTTGCACCACTCGACGTGATCGAGCCGGACGGGCTGATTCACGTGAACGGGCAGCAGGCCATCAGGGAGCCACGCCTGTGGCTGCTGGGGTATGGTTCCTGGTGCGGCCCCGCATCCGCAACCCTCCTGGGGGCGGGCCGTGTCGCGAGATCCATGGTCCGGCAACTGGCGGGCTGGCTTGCGTCGCCGACACAGGATGTCCGCTTACCAAAACCTTGA
- a CDS encoding TolC family protein gives MYKSYNTLEYIKQVRRRTRYNAAFILLIFPLLCGCTNSDHSNISPESDVQKFSSRQFTDAGLQEFITKVLGPNVSSQENAWGITRLTLATLYFHPDILVAKAELETARAGIKTAGQLPNPSFTVLGGPSAHYVGYGASILIEFFGRRYHRIKEARYRAAVAQWEVINTAWKLRSDTRSALLGVWAVSGRLKLVEETAAAKRELFTLEQARFDQGRASALEISQVRTEMIHAELSVSDLRREYAVRKAALAGAIGVPAEALDSIALDTKAFDVCPDLMEYRDSQDMRYQAVMQRADLRELLASYDAARQALRVEVSRRYPDVTISPSYNWDFSNRFEVNPSLQIPIFNQNEGPIAEAVGQEHEAAARLRRAENTVFKSISQATANYRGTTSILLQADELAKTVRVRLNQMQHRLQSGAIDRPTMVMTHIEQIQAETALLEAEIQQRQAIGQIEDGMQQPIFDHTSAAQVSGLLENNQRNSP, from the coding sequence ATGTATAAATCATATAATACTCTAGAATATATTAAGCAGGTAAGGAGACGCACACGCTATAATGCGGCATTCATTCTCCTGATTTTTCCCCTGCTCTGTGGCTGTACAAATAGTGATCACTCAAATATTTCGCCGGAATCAGATGTCCAGAAATTTTCCAGCCGTCAATTTACGGATGCCGGATTGCAAGAATTCATTACAAAAGTTCTCGGACCAAACGTATCGAGTCAGGAAAACGCATGGGGCATCACTCGCCTGACGCTTGCTACCTTGTATTTTCATCCCGATATCCTTGTAGCTAAAGCTGAACTGGAAACGGCTCGCGCTGGAATCAAGACAGCCGGTCAACTGCCCAATCCCAGTTTCACGGTGCTGGGTGGCCCATCGGCTCATTACGTCGGCTACGGCGCGTCAATACTGATCGAATTTTTCGGCAGGCGTTATCACCGTATCAAAGAAGCCAGATATCGGGCTGCCGTCGCGCAATGGGAAGTCATCAATACTGCATGGAAACTACGCAGCGACACGCGGTCTGCTCTTCTCGGCGTCTGGGCTGTATCCGGGCGCCTCAAGCTTGTGGAAGAGACTGCGGCAGCTAAACGCGAACTCTTTACCCTGGAACAGGCACGTTTTGATCAGGGGCGAGCATCCGCTCTCGAAATATCGCAGGTACGGACGGAAATGATCCATGCCGAGTTGTCTGTCAGTGATCTGCGGCGCGAGTATGCCGTCCGTAAGGCAGCTCTGGCAGGAGCAATCGGGGTTCCTGCCGAAGCACTTGATTCCATTGCTCTTGATACAAAAGCATTTGATGTCTGTCCCGACCTCATGGAATACCGCGATTCACAGGACATGAGATACCAAGCCGTAATGCAACGCGCGGATCTGCGGGAACTTCTTGCGTCTTATGACGCCGCCCGACAGGCTCTACGGGTCGAAGTTTCCCGACGCTATCCCGATGTCACCATCAGTCCCTCCTATAACTGGGATTTTTCAAATCGCTTTGAGGTAAATCCCTCTCTGCAAATTCCGATTTTCAATCAGAACGAAGGCCCCATAGCTGAAGCTGTTGGGCAGGAGCATGAGGCGGCGGCTCGTCTCCGGCGTGCAGAGAACACGGTGTTTAAGTCCATCTCGCAGGCTACGGCCAATTACCGCGGCACGACATCAATTCTGCTACAGGCGGATGAACTTGCCAAAACCGTACGGGTAAGGCTGAACCAGATGCAGCACCGCCTTCAGTCAGGCGCAATCGACCGACCAACGATGGTTATGACTCATATAGAGCAGATTCAAGCAGAGACCGCTCTTCTTGAAGCAGAAATTCAGCAACGGCAAGCCATAGGTCAGATCGAAGATGGCATGCAGCAGCCCATTTTTGATCACACCAGTGCCGCGCAGGTTTCCGGCCTGCTTGAAAATAACCAAAGGAACTCACCATGA
- a CDS encoding efflux RND transporter permease subunit, translating to MTGRSFSLQAAIIGFSIRFRGVVIATACLLFFYGLYGLRHASYDVFPEFIPPRVTIQTEAAGFTPEQVETLVSRPMEIALSGLPGIQRVQSTSIQGLSVVNVLFATSTDIYRARQLVGEQMNVVAQQLPAGVHAPTMTPLTSSAGLVLVIGLTSEQQSLMQLRTLTDWSLRPRLLALPGVAGVSVFGGERRSLQIQVHPDQLILHHIGLDDVLAAAQEATGIQGAGFIDTPNQRVVLQSDGQALTPESLARTVIVRSDNGAVTLGSIATVTEAPIPAFGAASIEGKTGIVVNIWEQYGANTMAVTREIEAALTDFRPQLQGQGITLHADLFRPANFITTALGNATQALLLGGFLVVVVIFLFLFDLRTAAICCATIPLAILIALSLLETLGVTLNAMTLGGLAIAIGEVVDDAVIGVENVTRRLRENRLLVQPASTARVVLDACVEVRSAVVYATFAVIIVFLPVIALPGLSGRLFAPLATAYVLAVMASLAAAVTVVPALCAWLLATPGETRREPPLAGWTARAYERLLARLMRHPRFVIGGMILTTLIGFAALPFLESDFIPDFKEGHLIIHMTAAPGTSLEQSLKLGRQVTEKLRQLPEIRSVAQRVGRASLDEDTSGPHTSEFEVDLNQVDGKASRQIDARVRKALDGFVGASFSVSSFLTMRVNETLSGSSSAVAINIIGDDLDVLDIQANNIVRMLHQIHGATDVRIEAPPGVPELAIRLRPADLERWGLRSADVLRSIHTAWQGETVGQIYERSAAFNVMVRLDDASRNDVASVGFLPLHTVHGNYVPLRAVADIYETNGRYQVSHLGAQRTQTVTANVTGRSAQSFVQDARTAIAKNIKLPLGTYVQFTSAAEAESQSRKELFINSGLAAIAVMILLSIITQGWRNLALILVNLPFAFVGGILAIIVSGTTLTLGATVGFVTLFGITLRNSVMMISHFETLVEREHLTWGVTTALRGARDRVVPVLMTSLVTALGLAPLAVDMNAPGREIEGPMAAVILGGLMTSMILNLFVLPILAVKFGSFSENETGVPETLFK from the coding sequence ATGACGGGACGTTCTTTCAGCCTTCAGGCAGCTATTATCGGGTTTTCGATCCGCTTCCGGGGCGTGGTTATCGCAACCGCATGTCTGTTGTTCTTCTATGGCCTGTATGGCTTGAGACATGCCAGCTATGATGTGTTTCCGGAATTCATTCCGCCACGGGTCACGATCCAGACCGAAGCCGCTGGTTTTACGCCGGAACAGGTCGAAACATTGGTTAGTCGCCCAATGGAAATTGCCCTGAGCGGCCTCCCGGGTATTCAGCGCGTGCAATCGACTTCGATTCAGGGACTGTCAGTCGTCAACGTCCTGTTTGCGACATCGACCGATATTTATCGCGCCCGGCAACTGGTCGGGGAACAAATGAATGTTGTTGCACAGCAATTGCCAGCCGGTGTTCATGCTCCGACTATGACGCCACTGACCTCATCCGCCGGTCTGGTACTGGTGATTGGTCTGACGTCGGAACAACAGTCCCTCATGCAGTTGCGCACGCTTACTGACTGGTCATTAAGGCCGCGTCTGCTGGCGTTGCCTGGTGTGGCTGGAGTCAGTGTGTTTGGCGGGGAGCGTCGGTCACTCCAGATACAGGTACATCCAGACCAACTCATCTTGCATCATATCGGACTTGATGACGTCCTTGCGGCTGCCCAGGAAGCAACTGGCATACAGGGGGCCGGCTTTATTGATACCCCGAACCAAAGAGTCGTTCTTCAGTCTGACGGTCAGGCCCTGACGCCAGAAAGTCTGGCCCGCACTGTGATTGTCCGCTCTGATAATGGTGCTGTCACACTGGGCAGTATTGCCACTGTAACTGAAGCCCCTATTCCCGCCTTCGGCGCGGCCAGTATCGAGGGAAAGACAGGCATTGTGGTTAATATATGGGAACAGTACGGTGCCAATACGATGGCTGTGACCCGGGAAATCGAGGCGGCACTTACCGATTTCCGCCCGCAATTGCAGGGACAGGGGATTACATTGCATGCTGACCTGTTCCGACCCGCCAATTTCATTACGACCGCATTGGGGAATGCCACACAAGCATTGCTTCTGGGCGGTTTTCTGGTGGTTGTCGTAATCTTTCTTTTCCTTTTTGACCTGCGAACCGCTGCAATCTGTTGCGCCACCATACCTTTGGCTATTCTGATAGCCCTGTCGTTGCTGGAGACACTCGGGGTTACTTTGAATGCCATGACCCTGGGGGGGCTTGCTATCGCCATCGGCGAGGTCGTGGATGACGCCGTGATCGGGGTCGAAAATGTTACACGCCGATTGCGTGAAAACCGGCTTCTGGTCCAGCCCGCATCTACAGCGCGCGTCGTACTCGATGCATGCGTTGAAGTCCGCAGTGCAGTGGTTTACGCGACCTTTGCTGTCATTATCGTTTTCTTGCCTGTCATCGCCCTTCCCGGACTTTCGGGACGACTGTTTGCTCCACTGGCAACAGCTTATGTTCTTGCGGTCATGGCTTCTCTTGCCGCTGCTGTAACCGTTGTACCTGCACTCTGCGCATGGCTCTTGGCGACGCCTGGAGAAACCCGGAGAGAGCCCCCCCTGGCAGGATGGACCGCCAGAGCTTATGAACGTCTTCTGGCCAGATTAATGCGCCATCCCCGATTTGTTATAGGCGGGATGATCCTGACCACCTTGATAGGGTTTGCGGCCCTTCCATTCCTTGAAAGCGATTTCATTCCTGATTTCAAGGAAGGTCACCTTATCATTCATATGACGGCTGCTCCGGGGACTTCCCTGGAACAGTCTCTGAAATTAGGTAGACAGGTTACAGAAAAACTTCGTCAGCTTCCCGAAATCCGTTCGGTTGCTCAGAGAGTCGGACGCGCCTCGCTGGATGAGGACACGTCTGGACCACATACCAGCGAGTTTGAGGTTGATTTGAATCAGGTGGATGGGAAGGCTTCCCGACAGATTGATGCCCGCGTTCGCAAAGCGCTTGACGGGTTCGTTGGGGCCAGTTTTTCTGTCAGTAGTTTTTTGACGATGCGCGTAAACGAAACCCTTTCTGGTTCGTCTTCGGCTGTGGCAATCAATATTATTGGCGATGATCTGGATGTATTGGATATCCAGGCAAATAATATTGTCCGCATGTTGCATCAGATACATGGCGCAACAGATGTCCGGATAGAAGCACCCCCTGGTGTTCCGGAACTTGCTATTCGGCTACGCCCTGCTGATCTGGAGCGCTGGGGGCTTCGGTCGGCGGATGTACTCCGATCCATCCATACAGCCTGGCAGGGTGAAACCGTGGGGCAGATATACGAGCGTTCTGCGGCTTTTAATGTTATGGTTCGTCTTGATGACGCAAGTCGTAATGATGTTGCGTCTGTCGGCTTCCTGCCACTGCATACTGTTCACGGAAACTACGTACCACTCCGCGCTGTCGCAGACATATATGAGACGAACGGTCGCTATCAGGTGTCACATCTGGGAGCACAGAGAACACAGACTGTCACCGCAAATGTTACAGGACGATCAGCTCAATCTTTCGTTCAGGACGCACGCACGGCTATAGCAAAAAATATCAAACTGCCTCTTGGAACCTACGTTCAATTTACATCCGCAGCGGAAGCTGAATCACAATCACGCAAGGAACTGTTTATAAATTCCGGGCTCGCTGCCATAGCGGTCATGATTCTGCTCTCAATAATCACACAAGGATGGCGCAATCTCGCTCTGATACTCGTCAATCTTCCCTTCGCATTTGTCGGCGGCATTCTGGCAATCATTGTTTCCGGCACAACGCTAACTCTTGGGGCAACAGTCGGCTTCGTTACTCTATTCGGGATTACGCTTCGGAATTCGGTGATGATGATTTCGCATTTTGAGACTTTGGTCGAGCGGGAACATCTCACATGGGGAGTAACAACAGCGCTCCGGGGGGCCAGAGACCGCGTCGTCCCCGTACTCATGACATCGCTCGTTACGGCGCTTGGACTGGCGCCTCTGGCTGTTGATATGAATGCGCCTGGGCGGGAAATCGAAGGACCTATGGCAGCTGTCATTCTTGGAGGGCTCATGACATCAATGATACTTAACCTGTTTGTTTTGCCTATTCTTGCTGTCAAATTTGGTAGTTTTTCTGAAAACGAAACGGGAGTTCCGGAAACCTTGTTCAAGTGA